In Cydia splendana chromosome 26, ilCydSple1.2, whole genome shotgun sequence, the following are encoded in one genomic region:
- the LOC134803056 gene encoding zinc finger protein 567-like → MSDLLESADCVRVKAEPAWDLAEHLAGHTDHVKTESDCTEDDEAAQGLCNHHKVKEEVKNEQVGPIDQDIKAEELVLGPEEFQRPKVTLVCRGSPFMPSQTCSVRLEQMHLDMERHTCTIGRNTYKFQQYFPSYDYCTDEGNKSSINKLDGQAQHITDTEHPGTKSSRNKPLIRQKTLVGGKLYKCDLCNYSSISKTNFNRHEQKHFGKKPYKCAYCSYTTIEKSYLKGHCENKHTGNKDSYKCTRAHCAYTTDSKSDFDHHNHNIHARRKPYKCKYCRYAASEEADIRVHETIHNGINPYKCAFCDYTTSYKRSLKVHQMIHNGGNPYKCGCCSYITFRESNLKQHERTHNGEPEMIFETPDSESVVQQGVYRFQCKQDSCFTTLTIVI, encoded by the exons ATGTCGGACTTGCTGGAGAGCGCAGATTGTGTGCGGGTGAAGGCCGAACCGGCATGGGATCTCGCGGAGCACCTGGCTGGGCACACTGACCATGTGAAAACAGAGAGTGACTGTACTGAGGATGATGAAGCGGCCCAGGGCCTGTGCAATCACCATAAGGTTAAGGAAGAAGTTAAGAACGAACAGGTCGGGCCCATTGACCAGGACATAAAAGCAGAAGAACTTGTGCTGGGTCCCGAGGAATTCCAGCGGCCCAAAGTGACTTTAGTGTGTCGAG GGAGCCCATTCATGCCAAGCCAGACATGCTCTGTCAGATTGGAGCAGATGCATTTGGATATGGAACGTCATACATGCACCATTGGTCGGAACACATACAAGTTCCAACAGTATTTCCCGAGTTATGACTATTGCACGGATGAAGGAAATAAATCAAGTATTAATAAACTTGATG GACAAGCTCAGCATATCACCGACACTGAGCATCCAGGCACTAAATCATCAAGGAACAAACCACTTATACGTCAGAAAACGCTTGTAGGAGGGAAACTATACAAATGTGACCTCTGTAATTATTCTAGTATCAGCAAAACTAATTTTAATCGCCACGAACAGAAacattttggaaaaaaaccaTACAAATGCGCCTACTGCAGCTACACAACTATCGAAAAGTCTTATTTAAAGGGACATTGTGAAAATAAACATACTGGTAATAAAGACTCTTACAAATGTACCCGTGCCCACTGTGCCTATACTACTGATAGTAAAAGTGATTTCGATCATCACAATCACAATATACATGCTCGAAGAAAACCCTACAAGTGTAAATACTGCAGATATGCAGCTTCCGAGGAAGCTGATATAAGGGTACACGAAACTATACATAATGGTATAAACCCTTACAAATGTGCTTTCTGTGATTACACTACCTCTTACAAACGTAGTTTAAAAGTTCATCAAATGATACATAATGGTGGAAACCCTTATAAATGTGGCTGCTGTAGCTACATTACTTTTCGTGAAAGTAATTTGAAACAGCACGAAAGGACGCATAATGGA